In Gammaproteobacteria bacterium (ex Lamellibrachia satsuma), a single genomic region encodes these proteins:
- a CDS encoding NYN domain-containing protein translates to MNNNLKIGVFVDAENIRYNGGYQLRYDILRRFAARFGGNLLRMNTYIAFDQERAKDDYEYAKRARSYQQMVRDYGWKIIVKYVRRYTDEEGNVTTKANADLDLAVDAMLQSEKLDLVLLVTGDGDFLQVVTALQDRGCRVELLGFRNVSRELQRQVDDYFSGFLIPDLLPISYEPRNEWGSPGSCVRGICSKWFPDKGYGFLRFIRHIDPNLWITDPRDPESPYESVFCHANELADGVTDELLSNRETVLEFYIEKSDKGDGMVANNVRLVPSYGNHGL, encoded by the coding sequence TTGAACAACAACCTCAAGATAGGCGTTTTCGTGGACGCCGAAAATATCCGCTACAACGGCGGCTACCAACTTCGATACGATATTCTACGCCGCTTTGCCGCGCGTTTTGGCGGCAATTTATTACGCATGAACACCTATATCGCCTTTGATCAGGAGCGGGCAAAGGATGATTACGAATACGCCAAACGGGCACGTTCGTACCAGCAGATGGTACGGGATTACGGCTGGAAGATCATCGTAAAATATGTGCGCCGCTATACCGATGAAGAGGGCAATGTAACAACCAAAGCCAATGCGGATCTCGATCTTGCAGTTGATGCCATGCTGCAATCGGAAAAACTCGATCTGGTGCTGCTGGTCACCGGAGACGGCGATTTTCTGCAGGTGGTGACAGCCCTGCAGGACCGGGGCTGCCGTGTAGAACTGCTCGGTTTCCGCAACGTCTCCAGGGAACTGCAACGGCAGGTCGACGACTATTTTTCCGGTTTTCTGATTCCCGACCTGTTACCGATCTCCTATGAACCACGTAATGAGTGGGGCTCCCCCGGCTCCTGCGTCCGTGGCATCTGCTCGAAATGGTTTCCCGACAAAGGATATGGCTTTCTGCGCTTCATCAGGCATATCGATCCGAACCTGTGGATTACGGATCCACGTGATCCGGAATCCCCCTATGAGAGCGTATTCTGCCATGCCAATGAGTTGGCCGACGGTGTCACTGACGAACTCCTGTCAAACCGGGAGACTGTGCTCGAATTCTATATCGAGAAGAGTGATAAAGGCGACGGCATGGTTGCCAACAATGTTCGTCTTGTGCCCTCTTACGGAAATCATGGTCTATGA
- a CDS encoding NUDIX hydrolase: protein MKYCSQCGAEVEVKVPDGDNRPRHICAECLTVHYQNPKMVVGCIPMWEDKVLLCRRAIEPRYGLWTLPAGFMENGETSQEGAARETLEEANARVEVEALYTLFNLPHISQVYLLFKSRLMDLDFGPGSESLEVALFAEQEIPWDEIAFPVVHETLRLFFEDARRNHYELRSGTIVRLPDNPRRYHTQLL, encoded by the coding sequence ATGAAGTATTGCAGCCAGTGTGGAGCTGAAGTGGAAGTCAAAGTACCGGATGGAGACAATCGCCCCAGGCACATCTGCGCTGAGTGTCTGACGGTCCACTATCAGAATCCCAAGATGGTGGTGGGTTGTATTCCGATGTGGGAGGACAAAGTGCTGCTCTGCCGTCGTGCGATCGAACCCCGTTACGGACTATGGACGCTGCCTGCGGGTTTTATGGAAAATGGCGAGACCAGCCAGGAGGGTGCAGCCAGGGAGACCCTGGAGGAGGCGAATGCCAGAGTGGAGGTGGAAGCGTTGTATACTCTCTTCAATCTTCCTCACATCAGCCAGGTTTATTTGTTGTTCAAAAGCCGCCTGATGGATCTTGACTTTGGACCGGGCAGTGAGAGTCTGGAGGTCGCGCTGTTCGCTGAGCAGGAGATTCCCTGGGATGAGATTGCCTTCCCTGTGGTCCATGAAACACTGCGGCTTTTTTTCGAGGATGCCAGGCGTAACCACTACGAATTGCGCAGCGGGACAATTGTCCGTCTGCCAGACAATCCCCGCCGCTACCACACCCAACTGCTGTAG
- the ppx gene encoding exopolyphosphatase — translation MQDNTPQTTDLQETVAAIDLGSNSFHMIVARVTDGNLQVIDKLREMVRLGEGLTKTKQLKPEVAERAITCLERFGQRLGSIPSANVRTVGTNTLRQVSSADNFLATAQQALGHPIEVIAGREEARLVYLGVAYGLAAGDERRLVVDIGGGSTELIIGEGFTTCQRESLHMGCVSISRGFFKDGNITAKAMKKAELACAIQIRPVRSWFRDGNWSLAIGSSGTIKAIQKVVQEEGWSEQGITLRSLEKLQKAMIAAGSVEALNLKGLTSERKPVFSGGVAVLLAVFRHIGIEQMQVSDEALREGLIYDMVGRSRHEDTRDRTIKSLSKRYNIDADQAVRVEATALALFNQVIKVWKMGDPRYSSMLSWAALVHEIGLTVSHSQFNKHGAYLLENSDMSGFTRQDQCVIAALVRGHRRKFPTSTFEALPRGVVLCTKQLCVLLRLAVLLHRSRSAVTKPHALLEVEGNHLLLEFPKGWLESHPLTHAELKQEADYLEATGFGLSFE, via the coding sequence ATGCAGGACAATACACCACAAACCACAGACCTCCAGGAGACTGTTGCTGCCATCGATTTGGGCTCCAATAGCTTCCACATGATTGTCGCCCGCGTTACCGACGGCAACCTGCAGGTCATCGACAAATTGCGGGAGATGGTGAGGCTGGGCGAAGGATTGACCAAAACCAAGCAGCTTAAACCCGAGGTGGCAGAAAGGGCCATCACCTGTCTTGAGCGATTCGGTCAGCGATTGGGCTCTATCCCTTCTGCAAATGTTCGCACCGTCGGCACCAACACCCTGCGTCAGGTAAGTTCAGCAGACAATTTTCTGGCGACCGCCCAGCAGGCGCTGGGGCATCCCATCGAGGTCATTGCCGGCCGCGAAGAGGCTCGCCTGGTCTATCTCGGCGTGGCTTACGGCCTTGCCGCAGGAGATGAACGCCGCCTGGTGGTGGATATCGGCGGCGGCAGTACTGAACTCATCATCGGCGAAGGCTTCACCACCTGCCAGCGCGAGAGCCTGCACATGGGCTGCGTGAGCATAAGCAGGGGGTTTTTCAAAGACGGCAATATCACCGCCAAGGCGATGAAAAAGGCGGAGCTTGCCTGTGCCATCCAGATCCGTCCTGTACGCTCCTGGTTTCGCGACGGCAACTGGAGCCTCGCCATCGGCAGTTCCGGCACCATCAAGGCGATCCAAAAAGTGGTTCAGGAAGAGGGTTGGAGTGAACAGGGCATCACTCTAAGATCTCTGGAAAAACTGCAAAAGGCAATGATTGCTGCGGGCAGTGTAGAAGCGCTCAACCTGAAAGGACTGACATCAGAACGGAAACCTGTCTTCTCTGGTGGCGTCGCGGTCCTCCTTGCAGTCTTTCGCCATATCGGCATCGAGCAGATGCAGGTCTCCGACGAGGCGCTGCGAGAAGGATTGATCTACGACATGGTTGGCCGCAGCCGCCACGAGGACACCCGCGATCGCACCATCAAATCTCTATCCAAACGCTACAATATCGACGCCGATCAGGCGGTGCGTGTCGAAGCCACTGCCCTGGCCCTCTTCAACCAAGTCATCAAAGTCTGGAAGATGGGCGACCCCCGCTATTCCAGCATGCTGAGTTGGGCCGCGCTTGTGCATGAGATCGGTCTCACGGTCTCCCACAGCCAGTTCAATAAGCACGGCGCCTATCTGTTGGAAAACTCCGACATGTCGGGATTTACCCGGCAGGATCAGTGCGTGATTGCCGCACTGGTACGGGGACACAGGCGCAAATTCCCCACTTCCACCTTCGAAGCTCTTCCCAGGGGGGTGGTGCTCTGTACAAAACAACTTTGCGTTCTGCTGCGTCTTGCAGTGCTGTTGCATCGCAGCCGCTCAGCAGTAACCAAGCCGCACGCCCTGTTGGAGGTCGAGGGAAACCACCTGCTGTTGGAGTTTCCGAAAGGCTGGCTGGAGTCTCATCCACTCACCCATGCCGAGTTAAAACAGGAAGCGGACTATCTCGAGGCCACTGGTTTCGGACTCTCTTTCGAATAG
- a CDS encoding SCO family protein — translation MQRIFLLGVIVLLSGLLIWVVLFWAPQSDSVPSHEQLSISATPVGGNFALDSHLGPVSLNDYQGKVVILYFGYTWCPDICPTSLGFLSMALNELTEDELAGVQPLFISVDPNRDSLERLRVYGEYFHPSILGVTGLSEAVKEVAEKYGAAYSIVEQHSETNYVVDHSADTYFIDRGGKLAKVMPHGTPPEEMLTLMRKLLSDVVVVK, via the coding sequence ATGCAGCGTATCTTCCTACTGGGCGTTATTGTGTTGTTGAGCGGTTTACTGATATGGGTGGTGCTGTTCTGGGCCCCTCAGTCAGACAGCGTACCCAGTCACGAACAACTCTCCATCTCCGCAACACCCGTTGGTGGCAATTTTGCGCTTGACTCGCATCTGGGGCCTGTGTCGCTGAACGATTATCAGGGTAAGGTCGTCATCCTCTATTTTGGCTATACCTGGTGCCCGGATATCTGCCCGACGAGTCTGGGTTTTCTCAGCATGGCCCTGAACGAACTGACTGAGGATGAGCTTGCCGGGGTACAGCCGCTGTTCATCAGCGTCGATCCCAATCGCGATTCACTGGAGCGGCTCAGGGTGTATGGGGAGTACTTCCATCCAAGCATTTTAGGTGTCACGGGTTTGTCGGAAGCTGTGAAGGAGGTCGCAGAGAAATATGGCGCAGCCTATAGCATCGTAGAGCAGCACTCTGAGACCAACTATGTCGTGGATCACTCGGCGGATACTTACTTTATCGACCGGGGGGGGAAGCTGGCGAAAGTGATGCCTCATGGTACACCACCCGAAGAGATGTTGACCCTGATGAGAAAATTGTTGTCAGACGTTGTTGTGGTGAAGTAA
- the parE gene encoding DNA topoisomerase IV subunit B → MTGSYDASDIEVLSGLEPVRKRPGMYTDTSRPNHLAQEVIDNSVDEAIAGFSKSIEITLFKDGSLQVQDDGRGMPVDLHPQQGLPGVEVILTKLHAGGKFSNKNYQFSGGLHGVGVSVVNALSRHLEIWVKRDGQEYNMAFAGGTKVSDLEPVGKVGRNNTGTRLRFWPDAKYFDSPRFSVRQLRHVLRAKAVLCPGLHVRFIDEKSGEQEEWCYEDGLRDYLLDALLGQTLIPSEAFVGNMEANTEAVAWAVVWLPEGGEAVTESYVNLIPTAQGGTHVNGLRSGLTDAVREFCEFRNLLPRGVKLTPDDVWARVSYVLSAKLLEPQFSGQTKERLSSRECAAFVSGVVKDAFSLWLNQHTDLGESIAELAINSAQSRMRAGRKVTRKKVTQGPALPGKLADCSTVDPSRSELFLVEGDSAGGSAKQARDREFQAIMPLRGKILNTWEVDPAEVLASQEVHDISVAIGVEPGSEDLSKLRFDKVCILADADSDGLHIATLLCALFLRHFRKLVQEGHVYVAMPPLYRIDVGKKVYYALDDDEKQGVLDRIEAEKIRGKVNVQRFKGLGEMNPLQLRETTIHPDTRRLVRLTIESGDNTNSVMDMMLAKKRAPDRKRWLQEKGDLAEV, encoded by the coding sequence ATGACAGGTAGCTACGACGCCTCCGATATTGAGGTTCTCAGCGGGCTAGAACCGGTGCGCAAGCGCCCGGGAATGTATACCGATACCAGCCGTCCCAATCATCTGGCGCAGGAAGTCATCGATAACAGTGTCGATGAGGCGATTGCCGGTTTTTCCAAGTCAATCGAGATCACGCTGTTCAAAGACGGTTCCCTGCAAGTGCAGGATGATGGACGTGGCATGCCGGTTGATCTACATCCGCAGCAAGGGTTGCCCGGTGTCGAAGTGATCCTGACCAAGCTGCACGCGGGCGGTAAGTTTTCCAATAAAAACTACCAGTTCTCAGGCGGTCTGCATGGAGTTGGTGTGTCGGTCGTGAACGCACTCTCCCGACACCTTGAGATCTGGGTGAAGCGCGATGGCCAGGAGTACAACATGGCCTTTGCGGGGGGCACCAAGGTCTCTGATTTGGAACCAGTGGGTAAGGTTGGGCGCAACAATACCGGTACCCGTTTGCGTTTCTGGCCCGATGCCAAGTATTTTGACAGTCCACGCTTTTCTGTGCGCCAGCTGCGCCATGTGCTGCGTGCCAAGGCGGTGCTCTGCCCCGGTCTCCATGTTCGGTTCATCGATGAGAAGAGTGGTGAGCAGGAGGAGTGGTGCTATGAGGACGGTTTGCGGGATTACCTGCTGGATGCGCTTCTTGGTCAGACGCTGATTCCCAGCGAGGCCTTTGTCGGCAACATGGAGGCCAACACTGAAGCGGTTGCATGGGCCGTGGTCTGGCTGCCGGAAGGCGGTGAAGCGGTGACTGAGAGTTATGTCAATCTGATCCCCACCGCCCAGGGTGGCACCCACGTGAACGGTCTGCGCAGTGGTTTGACGGATGCGGTCCGGGAGTTCTGCGAGTTCCGTAATCTGCTGCCAAGAGGTGTCAAGCTGACGCCAGATGATGTCTGGGCACGGGTCAGTTATGTGCTGTCAGCCAAACTGCTGGAACCACAGTTTTCCGGGCAAACCAAAGAACGTCTCTCCTCCAGGGAGTGTGCTGCTTTTGTTTCCGGTGTGGTGAAGGATGCCTTCAGCCTCTGGCTGAATCAGCATACCGATCTTGGCGAAAGTATCGCTGAACTTGCGATCAACTCTGCACAGAGCCGGATGCGCGCCGGGCGCAAGGTGACCCGTAAGAAGGTGACTCAGGGACCGGCGCTGCCGGGGAAACTGGCAGATTGCAGTACTGTCGACCCTTCCCGCAGTGAACTCTTTCTGGTGGAGGGTGATTCAGCTGGTGGCTCCGCCAAACAGGCGAGGGATCGGGAATTCCAGGCGATCATGCCGTTACGCGGAAAGATATTGAACACCTGGGAAGTTGATCCGGCGGAGGTTCTGGCCTCACAGGAAGTACACGATATCTCCGTGGCGATCGGAGTGGAGCCCGGTAGCGAGGATCTTTCCAAGCTCCGCTTTGACAAAGTCTGCATTCTTGCGGATGCGGACTCCGATGGTTTGCATATCGCCACACTGTTGTGCGCGCTGTTTCTGCGTCATTTCAGAAAGCTGGTTCAGGAGGGGCACGTCTACGTGGCCATGCCTCCGCTCTATCGTATCGATGTTGGCAAAAAAGTCTATTATGCGTTGGACGATGACGAGAAGCAGGGCGTGCTCGACAGGATCGAGGCGGAGAAGATACGCGGCAAGGTCAACGTGCAGCGCTTCAAAGGATTAGGTGAGATGAACCCCTTGCAGCTGCGGGAGACCACGATTCATCCGGATACCCGACGTCTCGTGCGCCTGACCATTGAGTCAGGGGATAATACCAACAGCGTCATGGATATGATGCTGGCAAAGAAACGCGCGCCTGATCGTAAGCGCTGGTTGCAGGAGAAAGGGGACTTGGCTGAAGTCTGA
- a CDS encoding exodeoxyribonuclease VII small subunit: MPRKKKSPPLEEALSELESLVETLEQGDLSLDESLKSFERGVELTRTCQKALEAAEQKVRLLTGDSNDAVLEPFQRDE, translated from the coding sequence GTGCCGAGAAAAAAGAAGAGCCCGCCCCTGGAAGAGGCGCTGAGCGAGCTGGAATCCCTGGTCGAGACCCTGGAACAGGGTGACTTATCCCTTGATGAGTCACTGAAATCTTTCGAACGGGGGGTGGAACTGACACGTACCTGCCAGAAGGCGCTGGAGGCGGCGGAACAGAAAGTTCGTCTATTGACCGGCGATTCCAATGACGCTGTATTGGAGCCTTTCCAGCGTGACGAGTGA
- the ispA gene encoding (2E,6E)-farnesyl diphosphate synthase, with protein sequence MQFCQARVEHALDRTLPTTGTTPTLLHEAMRYATLGGGKRVRPVLVYAAGQATGVKMERLDAAACAIEMVHAYSLVHDDLPAMDDDDLRRGRPTCHKAFDEATAILVGDALQTLAFQTLCTDNTLEANTETRLKMVETLARASGSRGMAGGQALDLSATGHELNLTELENLHIHKTGALICASVRMGTLLNPNLDSEIARKLSHFAKCIGLAFQIRDDILDVEGDTETLGKTQGKDQAQNKSTYPSLLGLTGAREKAEEFRQNALQSLEGFGEEAAPLRWIADYIIGRNH encoded by the coding sequence ATGCAGTTCTGCCAGGCACGGGTGGAGCACGCCCTCGATCGCACTTTGCCGACGACCGGCACCACGCCCACTCTACTGCACGAAGCGATGCGCTATGCCACCCTGGGAGGAGGTAAACGAGTCCGGCCGGTACTCGTCTATGCTGCGGGACAGGCCACCGGCGTCAAGATGGAGCGACTGGATGCCGCTGCCTGTGCGATCGAGATGGTCCACGCATACTCACTTGTGCATGACGATTTGCCGGCAATGGATGACGATGACCTGCGCCGTGGGCGCCCCACCTGCCACAAAGCATTCGACGAGGCCACTGCTATCCTGGTCGGCGACGCACTGCAGACTCTGGCCTTCCAGACCCTTTGCACCGATAACACGCTGGAAGCAAATACCGAAACCCGGCTGAAGATGGTGGAGACACTTGCCCGTGCAAGCGGTTCCAGAGGCATGGCCGGTGGTCAGGCGCTGGACCTGAGTGCGACCGGACACGAGCTGAACCTTACCGAACTGGAAAATCTGCATATCCACAAAACGGGTGCGCTGATCTGCGCCAGCGTCCGCATGGGCACGCTATTGAATCCCAATCTCGATTCTGAAATAGCCCGCAAACTCAGCCACTTTGCAAAATGTATCGGGCTGGCATTTCAGATCCGGGACGATATCCTGGATGTAGAGGGCGACACCGAGACCCTGGGAAAAACCCAAGGCAAGGACCAGGCCCAGAACAAATCCACCTACCCTTCTCTACTCGGCCTCACAGGCGCACGCGAGAAAGCGGAGGAGTTCCGACAGAATGCCTTACAGAGTCTGGAGGGTTTTGGCGAAGAGGCAGCACCGTTACGCTGGATCGCCGATTACATCATCGGCCGAAATCATTAA
- a CDS encoding GTP cyclohydrolase I FolE2, producing MAENTPHTGTQIADVQNSEDTRRIAIDKVGIKDIRHPVRIKDRSEGEQHTIANFNMYVNLPHNFKGTHMSRFVEILNSHDYEITVESFKDMLKEMAERLEAESGHIEMNFPFFINKTAPVSNVQSLLDYDVTLIGEIHSGVPNIDIKVVVPVTSLCPCSKKISDRGAHNQRSHVTIQARTRGFIWIEEIIDIVEQEASCELFGLLKRPDEKHVTERAYDNPKFVEDMVRDVAVRLNNEDRIGAYVVESENFESIHNHSAYALIERDKTAE from the coding sequence ATGGCAGAAAACACCCCTCACACCGGCACCCAGATTGCGGATGTCCAAAACAGCGAAGATACCCGCAGGATCGCCATCGATAAGGTGGGCATCAAGGATATCCGCCACCCGGTACGCATCAAAGATCGTAGTGAGGGCGAACAGCACACCATTGCCAACTTCAATATGTACGTCAACCTGCCCCACAACTTCAAGGGCACGCACATGTCCCGTTTCGTGGAGATCCTCAACAGCCACGACTACGAGATCACCGTTGAATCCTTCAAGGACATGCTGAAGGAGATGGCGGAGCGTCTGGAAGCCGAGTCGGGCCACATCGAGATGAACTTCCCTTTCTTCATCAATAAGACCGCGCCGGTTTCCAATGTACAGAGCCTTCTTGACTACGATGTCACCCTGATAGGAGAGATCCACAGCGGTGTTCCCAACATCGACATCAAGGTAGTAGTGCCGGTCACCAGCCTCTGTCCCTGCTCGAAAAAGATTTCCGATCGTGGTGCTCACAACCAGCGTTCTCACGTCACGATACAGGCACGTACCAGAGGATTTATCTGGATTGAGGAGATCATCGACATAGTTGAGCAGGAGGCATCATGCGAACTCTTCGGACTGCTCAAGCGACCGGATGAGAAGCATGTCACCGAACGCGCCTACGACAATCCAAAGTTCGTCGAGGACATGGTTAGGGACGTGGCAGTGCGCCTCAACAATGAGGATCGCATCGGTGCCTATGTCGTTGAATCCGAGAACTTCGAATCAATCCACAACCACTCGGCCTATGCACTGATCGAGCGGGATAAAACAGCTGAATAA
- a CDS encoding TIGR02281 family clan AA aspartic protease, with product MVTIDGVRRLLKLDQPSPEGVVLIDADSREAVIEVDGERQIYRLGSHVSSQFSKPEKTTARIQRDLNNSYSTVGSINGRNVQVLVDTGASAVAMNSGIAKRLGVSYKLDGKRISVSTASGITPAYEVILDRVQVGDIRLNQVRGFVIEGESPRRVLLGMSFLSRVKMEDQGAVLLLHSKY from the coding sequence ATGGTCACCATTGATGGGGTTCGTCGTCTGCTGAAGCTCGATCAGCCCTCGCCGGAGGGCGTGGTCCTGATCGATGCGGACAGCCGTGAGGCGGTGATAGAGGTGGACGGAGAGCGGCAGATATACCGACTCGGCAGTCATGTTTCCAGCCAATTCAGCAAACCGGAAAAGACCACTGCCAGGATCCAGCGGGATCTGAACAACAGTTACTCGACGGTAGGTAGTATCAACGGCCGCAATGTGCAAGTCCTGGTCGATACAGGGGCGTCGGCGGTGGCCATGAATTCAGGAATTGCCAAGCGCCTGGGGGTCTCATATAAGCTGGATGGCAAACGTATTTCGGTCAGTACGGCGTCCGGCATAACACCTGCCTATGAAGTGATACTCGATCGGGTGCAGGTGGGGGATATCAGGCTGAACCAGGTGCGCGGGTTTGTTATCGAAGGGGAGAGTCCGCGCCGGGTATTGTTAGGTATGAGTTTCCTCAGTCGAGTGAAGATGGAGGATCAGGGGGCGGTACTGCTGTTGCACAGCAAGTATTGA
- a CDS encoding phosphatidylglycerophosphatase A produces the protein MSDSTTNPAPNLRNPVHLLAFGFGSGAMPFAPGTFGTLVAVPIYLLMAPLALTAYLVAVSLMFVVGIWLCERTSRDLGVHDHGGIVWDEIVGYLITMIMAPAGWLWLLLGFVLFRLFDIFKPWPINSIDRKVGGGLGIMLDDVVAGLFSLLVMQLIRISGLV, from the coding sequence ATGTCTGACTCTACCACCAACCCCGCCCCCAATCTGCGTAACCCGGTACATCTGCTGGCTTTCGGTTTTGGTAGCGGTGCCATGCCCTTTGCGCCAGGTACTTTCGGTACCCTGGTCGCGGTCCCTATCTATCTGCTGATGGCCCCACTGGCACTGACCGCCTATTTGGTCGCTGTATCGCTGATGTTCGTGGTGGGGATCTGGCTCTGCGAGCGAACCTCCCGTGACCTCGGTGTACACGATCATGGCGGTATCGTCTGGGATGAGATTGTCGGATATCTGATTACCATGATTATGGCGCCCGCAGGCTGGTTGTGGCTGCTGCTCGGGTTTGTTCTGTTTCGCCTCTTCGATATTTTCAAGCCCTGGCCCATCAACTCCATCGACCGCAAGGTGGGTGGGGGACTGGGCATCATGCTGGATGATGTGGTGGCAGGTCTCTTCTCGCTGTTGGTGATGCAGTTGATCCGAATTTCAGGGCTTGTCTGA
- the thiL gene encoding thiamine-phosphate kinase, whose protein sequence is MALSEFDLIRRYFSEPAVIRDDVVLGIGDDSALLRLPPGHDLAVTVDTLVSGVHFFPDVDPEALGHKVLAVNLSDLAAMGAQPAWVTLALTLPAADSNWLAAFSKGFSALAKRYGVQLIGGDTTRGPLSITVQAQGFLPSGSALTRSGAHPDDLICVTGKLGDAGLALSAKQGHRLLKTFDLRDVLQRLERPEPRVGMGLELRGLATAAIDISDGLLADLGHILQASGVGGRLNLSQLPLSPPVAEVVAETDGWSLPLTAGDDYELCFTLPSEKLHEVEVISGRLDLPIAVVGRIEAGTGLRCERENGTLWQSQSAGFDHFSDV, encoded by the coding sequence ATGGCCTTATCCGAGTTTGATCTGATTCGACGCTATTTTTCCGAACCTGCGGTCATCCGTGATGACGTGGTGCTCGGCATCGGTGATGACAGTGCCCTGTTGCGATTGCCTCCGGGTCATGATCTGGCAGTCACTGTAGATACTCTGGTGTCCGGCGTGCATTTTTTCCCCGATGTGGATCCGGAAGCGTTAGGTCATAAGGTGTTGGCGGTCAATCTTAGTGATTTGGCGGCGATGGGGGCGCAACCCGCCTGGGTGACATTGGCCCTGACTCTGCCCGCAGCAGACAGCAACTGGCTGGCGGCATTCAGCAAGGGGTTTTCAGCGTTGGCGAAACGCTATGGTGTGCAACTTATCGGCGGAGACACTACCCGCGGGCCGCTCTCCATCACGGTTCAGGCCCAGGGTTTTTTGCCTTCCGGCAGTGCATTGACCCGATCTGGCGCTCATCCGGATGACCTGATCTGCGTCACCGGCAAGCTTGGAGATGCCGGACTCGCACTCTCCGCAAAGCAGGGACACAGGTTGCTGAAAACCTTTGACTTGCGTGATGTCTTACAACGGCTGGAACGTCCGGAACCTCGCGTTGGGATGGGGCTTGAGCTGCGTGGGCTCGCGACCGCCGCCATCGATATCTCCGACGGACTCCTGGCCGACCTCGGGCATATCCTGCAGGCTAGCGGAGTGGGTGGCAGATTGAATCTGTCGCAGCTCCCTCTGTCGCCGCCGGTAGCAGAGGTTGTAGCTGAAACGGATGGATGGTCACTGCCGCTGACTGCTGGGGATGACTATGAACTCTGCTTCACCCTGCCTTCCGAGAAGCTGCATGAGGTGGAGGTGATCAGTGGCCGCCTGGATTTGCCGATAGCAGTGGTCGGCCGTATAGAAGCGGGCACCGGACTGCGCTGTGAGCGGGAGAATGGTACCCTTTGGCAATCACAATCCGCTGGATTTGACCATTTTTCTGATGTCTGA
- a CDS encoding phosphate-starvation-inducible protein PsiE, with translation MSENEHFNKIEKAGDLMVEVFHTVGLFVIGATVIWSSVTVYLEMIAHGHATLKDILLLFIYLELGAMVGIYFKTRRMPVQFLIYIAVTALTRLLTIDIKAMSNETILTLTGAILMLTFAILVLRYGTSRLSSKQDEF, from the coding sequence ATGAGCGAAAACGAACATTTTAACAAGATAGAGAAGGCGGGAGACCTCATGGTCGAGGTGTTCCACACTGTCGGTCTGTTCGTGATCGGTGCCACTGTGATCTGGTCCAGTGTAACCGTCTATCTGGAGATGATCGCTCACGGCCACGCCACCCTGAAGGATATCCTGCTGCTATTCATCTATCTGGAACTGGGCGCAATGGTCGGCATCTATTTCAAGACCCGCCGCATGCCGGTGCAGTTCCTGATCTATATCGCCGTCACAGCGCTTACGCGCCTGTTGACCATCGACATCAAGGCCATGTCAAACGAGACCATTCTCACCCTGACCGGCGCTATATTGATGCTGACATTTGCCATCCTGGTACTGAGGTATGGCACTTCCAGACTCAGCAGCAAACAGGATGAGTTCTAA